One Vallitalea pronyensis genomic region harbors:
- a CDS encoding aspartate aminotransferase family protein, which produces MFKNYIGPEAIINKKKEHLYPCTNHFYKNPPQLVRGEMQYLYDQKGNQYLDFFAGVSVVNCGHCNPIILEATITQLKQLQHTTTIYLSQPMVELAEKLASVLPGNIKHSFFCTSGSEANEGALLLARLYTGRQSFIALEGSLHGRTHLTASGTGIDMWRTDPYMDDSFHFIPNIAAFDEPPEKAAKLSIKALKKLLKEKGKDIAAMIIEPIQGNGGIITPPLNYFQDIQKLLHKYGILLIVDEVQTGFARTGKMFAIEHYQVIPDIITMAKALGNGIPISAFCTNPTIANAFNKPSASTLGGNQVACETALAVLKYIDENHLCQRTQELGTTLHQGLLKLKDKYPILKEVRGIGLMLGAELIKKDGTPATNETDTILETLKDNGIILGKNGIHRNVLAFQPPLIITQRDIKNLLNQLDSALKQVSFN; this is translated from the coding sequence ATGTTTAAAAACTATATAGGACCCGAAGCTATTATAAACAAGAAAAAAGAACACCTCTACCCATGTACCAATCACTTTTATAAAAACCCTCCCCAACTTGTAAGAGGTGAAATGCAGTACCTCTATGACCAAAAAGGCAACCAATATCTGGATTTCTTTGCAGGTGTATCCGTGGTTAACTGCGGTCACTGTAACCCTATTATATTAGAAGCAACCATTACCCAGCTTAAACAATTACAACATACAACCACCATCTATCTCAGCCAACCCATGGTTGAATTAGCAGAAAAATTAGCCTCTGTCTTACCAGGCAATATAAAACATTCATTTTTCTGTACCTCAGGATCAGAAGCTAATGAAGGCGCATTGCTTCTAGCCAGACTCTATACAGGTCGACAATCATTTATTGCACTGGAAGGCTCTCTCCATGGTCGTACCCATCTAACCGCAAGCGGTACAGGTATTGACATGTGGCGTACCGACCCTTATATGGATGACAGCTTTCACTTCATCCCCAATATAGCTGCCTTTGACGAACCACCAGAAAAAGCTGCCAAACTTTCTATTAAAGCCCTTAAAAAATTACTCAAAGAAAAAGGCAAAGACATAGCAGCTATGATCATCGAACCCATTCAAGGCAATGGTGGCATCATCACACCCCCCCTTAACTATTTCCAAGACATCCAAAAACTCCTTCATAAATACGGCATTCTATTGATTGTGGACGAAGTACAAACTGGATTTGCCAGAACAGGTAAAATGTTTGCCATCGAACATTATCAAGTTATCCCCGATATCATCACCATGGCAAAAGCACTGGGCAACGGCATACCCATCTCAGCCTTCTGCACCAATCCTACCATTGCCAACGCTTTTAATAAACCATCTGCCTCCACCCTAGGCGGTAATCAAGTAGCCTGCGAAACAGCCCTCGCCGTCCTAAAATACATCGACGAGAATCACCTATGCCAACGTACCCAAGAATTAGGCACAACCTTACACCAAGGTCTCCTAAAACTCAAAGACAAATACCCCATCCTAAAAGAAGTTCGAGGCATCGGTCTTATGTTAGGCGCTGAACTCATAAAAAAAGACGGTACCCCCGCCACCAATGAAACTGACACCATCCTCGAAACCTTAAAAGATAACGGCATCATCCTAGGCAAAAACGGTATCCACCGCAACGTCCTAGCCTTTCAACCCCCACTCATCATCACCCAACGCGACATCAAAAACCTACTAAATCAACTAGACTCAGCCCTCAAACAAGTTTCATTCAATTAA
- a CDS encoding peptidase U32 family protein, with amino-acid sequence MSRHINHQTIELLAPAGTFDIFEGIIEANCDAVYFGGQVLNMRMIRKGYNFSNDDIKKAIAIAHNLGKKVYITVNNLLSHTDLQVAKDYLLFLNDVQPDGLIIQDLAVLQLTKELSLTLPLHASVMMNVHNLAMIETLKNQGISRVVLSREMSLDQIKYLKTQTDMEIEYFTHGDMCITHGSQCHYSGMLFGMSSNRGRCLKPCRWDYLIKKNNQHYQTKFPLAVKDMCMYPYLPEMIDAGIDSFKIEGRMRQKAFIVDLINLYGDAIDRYINDPTGYDRRKDFKKIVDTRKRDLSTNYAFGKPGLANINQRYEGTGKFYSTGKVFSAPTEEPEITDDLVDAIAHKINGYLANHTIQAPTKHISVKVGNMEQGMMAIEKGVNTIYLSGDIYRPHQPFTKADVQYLTKHKGNSRIILGLPKMMSDLDMLNYKNLLDVCAKDLDGVLVTHLGSLSACSNYGIPLIGDYSLNIYNHKAATYYKGLGLAQYTLSIESNLSDILHTSTHSILPSEIIVHGQPCVMYMEHDLFANTKPSTDNGDEDTYYIEDTVLHLVTPAGEYPVYKDQYERCHMLPSKEISLYPILPSLEPLNIISYRIEGMSYTTKQLAYLIDVYQQALHHETINHLQHFSEGHTLGALSHF; translated from the coding sequence ACGCTGTCTATTTTGGCGGACAAGTACTGAATATGCGTATGATTCGTAAAGGGTATAATTTTTCTAATGATGACATAAAAAAAGCCATAGCCATTGCCCATAACCTTGGTAAAAAAGTATACATTACCGTTAACAATTTATTGAGTCACACCGATCTTCAGGTGGCAAAAGACTACTTATTGTTTCTAAATGATGTACAACCAGATGGGTTAATTATACAAGACTTAGCTGTCTTACAGTTGACAAAAGAACTTTCATTGACACTTCCATTACATGCTTCTGTTATGATGAATGTCCATAACTTAGCCATGATTGAAACATTAAAAAATCAGGGCATATCCCGTGTTGTTTTATCCCGTGAAATGTCACTGGATCAGATCAAATATTTGAAAACCCAAACAGACATGGAAATAGAATACTTTACACACGGAGACATGTGTATAACCCACGGCTCTCAATGCCATTATAGCGGCATGCTGTTCGGTATGAGCAGTAATCGAGGCCGCTGCCTTAAGCCTTGTCGTTGGGACTACCTTATTAAAAAAAATAATCAGCACTATCAAACGAAGTTCCCACTAGCTGTAAAAGACATGTGCATGTATCCCTATCTGCCAGAAATGATTGATGCAGGTATTGATTCTTTTAAAATAGAAGGCCGTATGCGTCAAAAAGCATTCATTGTGGATTTAATTAACCTCTATGGTGATGCCATTGACCGTTATATAAATGACCCTACTGGTTACGACCGAAGGAAAGATTTTAAAAAAATTGTAGATACCCGTAAAAGAGATTTATCCACCAACTACGCTTTTGGCAAACCTGGTCTTGCTAATATCAATCAACGTTATGAAGGAACAGGTAAATTCTATAGCACGGGTAAAGTCTTCAGTGCACCAACTGAAGAACCTGAAATAACCGACGATCTTGTGGATGCCATTGCCCACAAAATTAATGGCTATTTGGCTAACCATACCATCCAGGCTCCCACTAAACACATTAGTGTCAAAGTAGGTAACATGGAACAAGGGATGATGGCCATAGAAAAAGGTGTGAACACCATCTATCTTTCCGGAGATATCTACCGACCTCATCAACCTTTTACAAAAGCCGACGTCCAATATCTCACCAAACATAAAGGAAACAGTCGTATCATTCTTGGTCTACCTAAAATGATGAGTGACTTGGATATGCTCAACTACAAAAACCTATTGGATGTATGTGCTAAAGATTTGGATGGTGTATTAGTCACACACTTAGGAAGCCTATCTGCATGCTCAAACTACGGCATACCCCTGATTGGTGATTATTCGCTGAATATCTATAACCATAAGGCAGCTACTTACTATAAGGGACTTGGGTTAGCTCAATATACTCTATCCATTGAATCCAACTTATCGGATATACTTCATACGTCAACACATAGCATCCTACCCTCCGAGATCATTGTTCATGGACAGCCTTGTGTCATGTATATGGAGCATGATCTGTTTGCTAATACCAAACCTTCAACGGATAATGGAGATGAAGACACTTATTATATAGAAGATACTGTCTTACACCTGGTGACACCTGCAGGTGAATATCCTGTCTATAAGGACCAATATGAACGTTGCCACATGCTCCCAAGCAAAGAAATATCCCTTTACCCCATTTTACCCTCTCTAGAGCCACTAAATATCATAAGTTATCGTATTGAGGGTATGAGCTACACCACAAAACAACTGGCATACCTCATTGATGTTTATCAACAAGCACTGCACCATGAAACCATTAACCACCTTCAACATTTTTCCGAAGGTCATACATTGGGCGCTCTCAGCCATTTTTAA